A stretch of DNA from Anopheles ziemanni chromosome 3, idAnoZiCoDA_A2_x.2, whole genome shotgun sequence:
CGCGGTTGCGAACGAAGATCACGATCGAGTATTGGTCGTTGGTGAAGAAGAATCGATGAATTTTAAACCGACATTCGCCGTCACGCGTCGGTTCCCATATATTGCTACACGTTTCATCGTTTGTCGTATTGTGCTGACCTACAATTGCAAAGcaaagaaattttaaaacccTGGTAAAGGAAGGTTTCAAAATCTATCGATAGGGGTTTTACCGCGGTTCACGTTGAAACAAAACTCGAACGGTGGCGTACCGCTGCACTGAAATACTAAATCCACCGGTTGTCCTTGCCTCACCCACTGCTGCCCGGACACATTAAAATGGGCAATCGGTCCTGAAACAGAGGGGTCGTATATAACCAATGTACAACAtcgttcaaccaacaacaaaaactcacTCTGGACCGTGAAGGTACGCTGAAAGTGACCATAAACCTTCTTTGGATCTGGTGGAATCATTGAGCTGTTGCCACAAACGTACGGTTGCCTTGAATCCTCCAGGTTGAACATTTTATCGGACTTCTTGGTCACCTGCAACCAAGCAGGATCACTCGCTGGTAGGTTCAACGTAACCTCCTTTGAAGCATCTCCTGGCAACAAAATGTCTATTGAagcaaaaagagaaaatatcGTAACAATTCAAGGCTCAAGACTCCTCCACCGACTGGGCGATAAACATACTGCTTCTATCGGTTAGATTGAGCAATGCAGGACTTATGCTTCGCAGGGCTTCGGGCAATGTCTCATCTCCTTGCTCGGCATCTCGTTTCCTTCTTGTCTCTTGACTCGGATTCACCGTGGATGGTTTGGGTGTAGACGTTGAGGTGGTAGTGGAAGGCGTTGTGGACGTTGTCGTCGGTGGCGTCGGagtagttgttgttgtgctACTCGTGGTTGTTGACGGAgttgtggtggttgttgtAGTGGTTGTAGTAGTAGTTGTTGTAGTAGTCGTAGTAGtggtagttgttgttgttgtcggcTCGGGAAGCTggaaaaatcgagaaaaatCACATATTATGCCCTTTGTTCCACAGGTTTGCCAAGATCGAGAAAGACCAACCGGTTACCTTTTCAAACGATGCCACTAGAAGTGCCTCTATCGTGTAGGTATCGTTTTCCCGGGTGAAGTTGCTGAGCGTGGACAGTTCGTTCGAGGTGCCAATGTACTGGCAATTGATGAACCAGAACGTGTTGACGTACGCTGCcttttcaagggcttttttaTCGCTGTCCGAGAGAGCAATAGTTTGGTTTAACGGTAGCGTGCTCGAGATGTAGGTACTGTTGATGACGGTTTCGTTCTGCACCAGCTGCATCTCGCCATTGAGCATacctaaaaaaataaatacgttAGCGCTCAGTAACAAATCTACCGAAAACGAATTTATAAACGCCTACTTGTTAAATTGAACGAAATTTTGGCCGTGGCCAACGGGTATGGAATGATAAAGTACATCCTTTTCACGGAAACAGTGACCTCGTATGTGCCGGGTTTCACCGGATGCGAGTACAGGACGGTCCAATTAAAACGTGGCGATTTCGAGGTAACATCCTAAAATTAGAGTTACGGATCGATTAATGCAATTGGCTGACCTTGAATCTGCAAAAAGGGTAGAGTAACCTTTCAGTACGAGAACTTAGTAACTAGAACAGtttcaatttgatttatttttaatcacgCTGTAGTAGGCTAGTGACCATTAACAGCCAACCATCTTTAGAATGAtaattcgaaaaaaatggacaaCCTGATTAGGCGTTGCTAGGTACTCACTTCTAATTTATGCTGGGGTGATGTGTTGTCCATCCAATTCACAACGTAATCATCGTTCACCAATGACCCGTCTGTGTATAGTACGGCATAAAATTCCACCGTCGAGTTCAGCCCAAGTACGACCGAACCGGAGGTTTTCAAATCTATATGATACTCTGCTGCGTTGGCTACCATtccggaaaaagaaaagaatgaaaaaagaaaaggattattactaaatctaaaaaaacagaactAAGTCTGATAACGTGAAGCGGTCCGTAACGATGAGTAATGCTGATAAATCACGCCTAGACCGAAACGAGTTTACCAACTCCGGGAGAAACCGGCCGGAAAGAGGACCACACAAAAACCGGATGGTAGGGACTTACATTGGTGCACGAGCGACGACAGGACGATGACAAGAATGGCAGAAATTACCAGCCGGCTTCCATTCCCACAGCCCCGCATCCTGGAGACGGAGCACATTTTGCGTACTAATGCACCACTCTCTACTACTCGTGTCCGATCGAGTATCACAaatgtttcactttcaccTTTTGATTTATGCTTGCGCTCGCCCTGTACGGCTTCAATCGGCTCGTTCCGAAATGCAACCAAAACCCGCAAGTTGCATTCACTCCACGgtaccaaacaaaaaagtgtgTCGTAAATAAAGTTGCTTTGTAACCTCCTCCTTTTGCTGCGCTTTTCTACTGCTCTGGCGATAACGCGACCTGTCACAAAACGTTTTGATGTGTACCCTCACACACCATTGGATGATGCACTGTTTGCAAGATGAGACGCACTTCCGACCAGCGGAGACGCAGCGGATGGCTGTGGAGGGCTGAATGAATATTCCTATTTTCCCTACCAGGATCCGGTTTTCACAGTTATGTTGCACTCCTTTCGCTCGATTCAGTTTCCGGGATCAAACATCGCAAGACCTTGCGAAAACCGTTCAATATTCCCACATTCCGTAGGCTGCAGCGACTCTGAATTGCAAGCTGTTTCGCAACCGATTtctgttttaataaaaattgtaaCGTAATGCACAAGACCCAATCGACGGACAGCAATGTAGAAAGTGAACAGCAAAACTAAGTAGTTTTCCGCACCGACAACAAAGCCCAGGGCTTCTGCTATGCGCTTTTTAGTTCCTTGCTTTATTGTTTTCGTTGCTTCGTTCGCGAGTTCGCTCCTCTAGGGCAGACGGCACTTTGTTGTTGGTCTACATCGACTAATAAAACACTACACTGGCTGAAGCGATGGGACGATTATgtgtgataaaattaaatgacgTAAACACAGCCCCAAAAGCGAAGGGTGAAAAGAAGCTCCTTTTTCGCACAACCGTACAAGACGTACGAATGCACAAACTTTGAGCACAATAGCAACGCAAAGGGGATATTACGCTGTTGGGAGTAGGCTGCGATATCGCTGCCACAGATGACAGATTGACGTTTTCTTGCGAGCTACCGCCTACGCGCCTTTGAGACCATCGAAAATCCACAGCAACAAATGgattttttcttggaatttttACTGAGACGAGATAAGGTTCgaagattcattaaaaaaaaatccttttacATGGATAACATCAGTACAATCGGAAGATAagtgaaaaaaacattaaaacgacAGAATGGCAACTGTCATTTTGACAGTTTTAGATCGCTTTAGATCGGTGCAACATGgcgcattttttaaatttccccAACATTCCgttttttaaagaaacatTCAATCAGACAAATATTAAAACTCAGCATGAATAAATGTCCAGTTGCTTATCAAGACAAACGCACCAAGCATAGATACAAGATACTTTTTATATATCatgtatatatttatatatatacgtTTTATTCATTAGAAAatagattgttttgtttgcagttGGTTACACAATTATGATCAATCAGTTTACTTTCGTCTCTTTTGCGtctgttttgcttcttttgcttttctatATTATGTGAtgagttattttttgtttccatttttttaactaGACGACTGGTTGACGAAAATTTCTCACTTTAGCGCATCCGCTATATTgcagtttttatttgttctattttaatgttttactgAGAACGCGTTCTCGCTGGTGATTTGAGTGTAGTAATAATACTTTCCATCAAACAGGAAATGGAGAAGGCAGAGATGgagagaaagtgaaaaatatgcTGTAAATCTTTAAGCCACCGCTAGTGTTTACCATACACCTCACCGCTACCAACGTGTTTCGTAGTAgtgcatttttcaattttcatattCTTTGAATCCCATCGATTTCCATTAACAACTGACTTTAATAAATCACACAGTATCAAAGCCTTTGGCAAAGCCTGACACATCATGAGCACAAACAGGAAAAAGTCCATCCAGCATTCACACACGCTGCTGGAAGATTGTTTTGCCAAATATTCTAACACAATCGAAGCCGGTCCTCCCTAAATGATTGAATTCTCTTCCgtcttatttttttgtaattcgcGCTAATAATCTTACTTTGCAAAAagttaaccaaaccaaattagAGCAATTTGAAAGTGTGCATATGGATATGAAGAAAGTTCATGTGAATGATCATTTAATACTTCCTGACTTCCGTTTCATTTTCTATGGTTGATCGGTTTGCCCTGGCTGGATGCTTTCCAACATCTTATGAGCGGAACTACACATTATACATTAACCATACTAGCACGCACCATTGCACTATTTGATTACGCATCGTAACCGAATTTCTGCACGCTTCGAGAAAGGAGAGGATGCGTTAAAAGCTGGTCGAAAACGACTCACTGCGCCGAGGTGTGTGAATTTAGATAGGATGGGGGGTGACGTTCCAGGTGCCGTTCAGTAGAAACATTCCCATCGTGCTGGAATAAAACAGTAAATATAGTGCTCGAAGGCCTATACCACTTCACGTCCTTCTATATCCCCTAGAAACTGTAAGATTGGATTATAACATTCCTCGTAGATGCGATTCATTGCGAGACAACTACAACAAGACAACACATGATGACCAAACGTCTATCCACAAGAAGAACATTATTTGCTCGCTTTCTTCCACGATGTCCTCTTATTCTGCTATTTAAgtatatgtatatttttgtATAATAATTGCCTTTGCTTACTGCTAACATCGTTTAATACGCTTTTCAaaggtgtgtgtgagtgcacgcactttaaatttttcatatgCGTGTAGTTTATCCTTTTTTGATAAGTCCTTTGGGGGcaggtttggtttttcttatcCTGTGTTTTACAACAGATATATGAACCCATTGAAAATTCCGTGCAATGGTTGCTTCTCGATGACATGAAGCCATCTTGAATGTGAAGTTGAgctagaagaaaaataaatgttgtaCGATTGCTTCGAAAAGCCAACACCGATGGTTTACTTATAAGTAAGTTAATTCTACTCCAGCACTCCCTATTACGACCGTGTTCCCTTTGGCACCATTTCACAAACTGAGGGATGAACCTAGAACTGGTACATAGACGGACCATTGCCGAACGGTCATCTACGAGCATGGAAATGGGATTGCACGATCTGGTTTTGAGCGACACTTTTCAATTGATTCAATTCTAATAATCATGATtgtgaaagaaaatattttatttatttgaattcgGCGTACGTATAGTATAGAAAAGATTCTTGTAGAACATATACTTCCTGACATAAACAAAATGCCGGATCAAATATTGATATTGCGGTCGACACCACGAAATGACGCATCTTATACCTTTAACTTTGTGTCTTATCATCCTATAACTTTCCTTTTCTCTTGCAGTGCCATACACGCTAAACGGAATCgggaaaacataaatcattTCAGGTCTGTTTAAAAAAGGCCTTCGTTTGTTACCTAGGAAGATTTCAAGCAGGATGGTTGGAACACACGTGATCGCGATCGCCACTCCCGCTTCCACCTTCCTTCCACCGACCTGACGCTTTACAATCGTGCTATATCACACTACTATCAATTCCACTCTtgtttcgttccattttgCCACGCATAAtgtggtttgatttatttcatttcgaccTACAGCGAAGTACaattaaaaagtaataatCCTATTCGCGCGGTACGAACAAAAGGCGACCAGTAAAGGGGGCTCGAAGTACTGAAatactttttaatttcatttatatttctcttgtaaaaaaaaaaaacaaatttctatCATAAAAAAACGAGAACTGGAAGGCGAAATAGAAGATAGAAAATGTCCTAACGCCAGCGGGATATTTCCCTTTGCTGATTAGTGGGTTAAGTTCCTCTTTCTGTTTTTGCGTTATCTATTGCAGCCACTTGCTATCATCCAACCGGAGGCAGCCGAGTTGCATTTGAATGTGCCCACTCTGTCGCCCGCCGTGTCCCCTCAGTCCCCCCCACACGTTCCTTGTTACGATATCGCTCTTCCTCTCTGACTCTACTTTCTCCGCCTGTTGTAAACCAATGTTGTTTCCATTATTCCTTTCTCTTCCTCGTGCTGCGCGTCCGATAATAAAACATCCGGATGTTTGATTCGGTCTACTAATCTACGAAGAATTTGCGGATGCTAGGGTTTGGTTGTTCTCTGTTTGTTGTCCAGCTTTTCCTATGATGATAATGATCGGGATTCTTTAGTGGTGATATTGACGGTGATGAAAAATTGGCCTATCCCATTTTGGTTACGcgatgttgttttcctttttgtagaGGTTTGTTTGAACGTTTCAAGAgagttgtttttattctgtttcgtACATTGCACCAAATCGGTTGTCATGCGTTGATGGAAACGATACACCGCCTACTTGTGATCATCAGATAAATTTAACCCAATACTTTCTTATTACCCTTAAAAAGTCCTTCGGTCCGCTTTGCTCACATATCTAATTTTTCCCGTTTCCCTAGAagagttgtgtgtgtgtgtgattttaaagtgtgtttgttttagtcTGTGCACTCCTCACTTAAAAAACGGTGTCCTGGCTAGAACATGTCTGTGTACATGTGTGTATAGTAAAGAAGGAAATTATGTTTCTGTATGTATTCGTCTGTTTGTGTATTTGTATGTAACATTTAGGGACTGCTAgcttttttccccgttttgtTTAACGCCCGTGTAAATCACCACCTCTTCACACTTTTAGTTCTCAAACCCCTTTGCCCCTGAGACAAACAGGCGCGCTTCGTGTAGCGCAATCGCTTGTCCTAACACTTGATTATCTCGCGGCCACAGCAGCACAGTTACAGCGTCGTCGTCTCGTCTGGTTTCTACggattgtgtttgttgtttgtgttgaaCCATTCACACACATTGTGCCCTAAACAGTGGTTTTACAGCAGCACGCACAGcgatttcttctttttattggGCTTCCTTTCGGGTGATTTCTTGTTGATTTGTTGCACTAAGTCGTAGAAGATCTGTGGTGGAGGGGGATGGGAAAGCGGGaagaaatttttaattcacaaaacaaacataagaAACGGCAAGCGAGACACTTACGTCGTTAACATTAATTTTGGCTTTGGCAGACGTTTCCATGAATGCACAATTGAACTGCGCCGCTAGACTCCTGCCCAGATCCTTGCCCACGACCCGCTCGTCCTCGAGATCGCATTTATTGCcgaccaacaccatcggaacaTCGTCAGTGTCCTGCGGGAGGGGAGAAGAGATGCATGGTCGGGATTAGTTGACTTATTCTCAAGTCTTCTGCCGGGGGATCTTATTATCTCACCTTCACCCTCAAGATTTGCTCCCTCAGATCCTGCAGATCGTTGAAGGTGGATTGCGCGGTGATGGAGTATACTAGCACGAAGCCCTGTCCGTTCTTCATGTACAGATCTCGCATGGCGGTGAATTGTTCCTGTGGACAGAGAGCCGTGAGGCTCGTTTTGACAAATTGCTCAAACATTTAAATCCAGACCAAATATACTCACTGTGCCGGCTGTGTCCAAAATTTCCAACATGCATTGCTGCCCGTCCACTTCCACCTGTTTCCGGTAGCTGTCCTCTATCGTGGGATCGTACTTTTCCACAAATATTCCCTGCGGAAAATGGAGGATGGTAACGAGAAAAACAccgagaaattaaaaaaagggaagctgAACCAATGCAAGGGAATGTTGAGATAGAAAAGACCCCTCACGTAGTCCCCCCTTCTCGCTACTCGACATAGATTCGTTATGAAAATAGCCTGGCCGTTTGTGGGACGATTTCCCGGCAGCCCACACGATTG
This window harbors:
- the LOC131289254 gene encoding ras-related protein Rap1, giving the protein MREYKIVVLGSGGVGKSALTVQFVQGIFVEKYDPTIEDSYRKQVEVDGQQCMLEILDTAGTEQFTAMRDLYMKNGQGFVLVYSITAQSTFNDLQDLREQILRVKDTDDVPMVLVGNKCDLEDERVVGKDLGRSLAAQFNCAFMETSAKAKINVNDIFYDLVQQINKKSPERKPNKKKKSLCVLL
- the LOC131286146 gene encoding uncharacterized protein LOC131286146, whose translation is MCSVSRMRGCGNGSRLVISAILVIVLSSLVHQSNAAEYHIDLKTSGSVVLGLNSTVEFYAVLYTDGSLVNDDYVVNWMDNTSPQHKLEDVTSKSPRFNWTVLYSHPVKPGTYEVTVSVKRMYFIIPYPLATAKISFNLTSMLNGEMQLVQNETVINSTYISSTLPLNQTIALSDSDKKALEKAAYVNTFWFINCQYIGTSNELSTLSNFTRENDTYTIEALLVASFEKLPEPTTTTTTTTTTTTTTTTTTTTTTTTTPSTTTSSTTTTTPTPPTTTSTTPSTTTSTSTPKPSTVNPSQETRRKRDAEQGDETLPEALRSISPALLNLTDRSNILLPGDASKEVTLNLPASDPAWLQVTKKSDKMFNLEDSRQPYVCGNSSMIPPDPKKVYGHFQRTFTVQRPIAHFNVSGQQWVRQGQPVDLVFQCSGTPPFEFCFNVNRGQHNTTNDETCSNIWEPTRDGECRFKIHRFFFTNDQYSIVIFVRNRVSNYFTQIGIQFYENQPKSQLSVIIVPIGFCLLAVIMVVFGMAYYIQNRDRFIVEVADFNFGDTSSLDDDMEYKTFHQRLVDSLRDSVRIPRLNFRRSSAHDVDDVSPSGPAGESSLRYGSMT